The genomic region CACGGCTTTGGCAGGCCTTCGGTTTCTTGTGCGCCGTGTTGGTATTTGCCTTCCTGATAGTCGTGCTGGCATTTGAATTTATAGATTCTCCGAAAGAAAAGAAACTCAAACGCGAAATTGTTTTGTTGCAGTCGCAATATGAGTTTATTAATAAAGAAATGAAATTAGCCAATAAAGTATTGGCAGAATTACAAGACCGAGACGATAATTTTTATCGCGTTATTTTTGAAGCAGAACCTATCCCTTCTTCGGTACGCGAAGCCGGTATCGGGGGGTCTAATCCTTACAGCGAACTCGAAGGATTTAGCAACAGCGATTTGTTGCTCTCTACCCGCAAAAATTTAGACAAAATCAAGCGACAAGTGTATGTACAATCTAAGTCGTATGACAAGGTCGCTACCCTCCTGAAAAACCGCGAAGATTTGTATCGCTCTATGCCGGCGGTGCAGCCTATTTCCAATAAAAGTCTCAAACATATTGCTTCGGGTTTTGGAAC from Sphingobacteriales bacterium harbors:
- a CDS encoding M23 family metallopeptidase translates to MRKEKYFYNPSTLQYEKIQTPLSARLWQAFGFLCAVLVFAFLIVVLAFEFIDSPKEKKLKREIVLLQSQYEFINKEMKLANKVLAELQDRDDNFYRVIFEAEPIPSSVREAGIGGSNPYSELEGFSNSDLLLSTRKNLDKIKRQVYVQSKSYDKVATLLKNREDLYRSMPAVQPISNKSLKHIASGFGTRIHPIYKTHRMHSGLDFSAPTGTPVYATGKGKVVSINDVGSGYGNHILIDHGYNFKTLYAHLSSVNVKVGQTISRGDLIGKVGNTGLSTAPHLHYEVWKGGKPVNPAMYFYNDLSPAEYQTMIKLSSKFNQSFD